In Macrobrachium rosenbergii isolate ZJJX-2024 chromosome 27, ASM4041242v1, whole genome shotgun sequence, the genomic stretch tgacaggggcGTTCGCGATAGTACGCAGGAGTTAGCTAGTCTCTGTACGCCATGGGTGtacttaagaaaagagagctttggtgttcttttacttTGAAAGGCGTCACTCCATCTCAGAGATCGGCCCTCCTattctcccccttggacaagatGTATCTTTTTCCACAGGCTATAGTACTGGACattgcctctgacctgcagaaaaagaacactcaggacctgctctcccaatctACAAGACGCCCCAAGGATTCTTCgactcttcctcccagatctttGTGTCTGCTGCAACCTACTCCCTTTCAGAGCTCCCATTCTAGATCCCAGACTAGAACAAGAacatatacaggttgaccatcactaatccggcaatcagtagtccggaacattcagtaatccggcacaaatttcggctagagtaatttccaatgtttccgcactaattttcaaatttcccgggtcacTCGCTCTTTCATCTttgtggcgcagtgtgctgcatcaacaaactggtagcctagcctacattatactcaaCTCTATTCACataataacagtattatacaaacatcaacataacaaatgtgcatctttttcatggatcttttaaaagttatgctttactcaggttgtttccaattgtattataaattgcaatcaatcaGTTTTGGGAATCGGTATTGtggtgtttatttcttttaactaaGTTCAACAGTTAGcggaatatggatactttatttatttggatagtatttttcattatctgtttTAAGTTctaatataacttaaatacgtttctcattgtgaaattaatttagctattttttcgttaatatatgacattCAATCACGGGGgttttggggcatgtttgttttgtgtaaaaaaaatcaagattccgtttgctattttctctttcatcaaaaacctttacgtatttatcttttatctgcgtgaaaacagtagtaatttgtattctttcatgcccagtagttttgattaaaatacatctttccagttttatttactggtcaagtttcatccatgttgcacaccgataatttatagtcattagcagcttgaacattgttttctcagcttcagctacaacttacagctttaagttacAGAGAGATATTtcctgccaatcttttctccagaGGTCAAGGGTATAGTGTTCAGAAGTCCTATTggctacttaatgtcatttgtaacataactccGCAGTTGAGGggaagcaaaacagttgttatcccaTTCTTATTAgcaaaaacaacagtttcccgttcttgtttgtttatggctgtacgcatttttgcaaaagtataacgttactaactttttatcattctcgattactttttaactagcagatggagtaaagagatggaaaaagtttttcattgtaaattggTCTCTCTCAATGCCTGATTGACCTGCTGCCTGTGCctcaaaaattctaaaaatatttcctaaatattttcgtacaaTAATTGCTAACTcccaaatttttctttgttatccaACTTGTACTGAAGATAAATTCAGATGATGATAGAAACAAACTAGCCAATAAATGGCTAATCTTGCATCCatccaggtcccagtgatgccggattagtgatgggcAACCTGTACCTGTTTCCCACAGCGTTCCATCAAGAGGTCCTCCTTCAAGTTTTACTCCAAGAAATGAAACCATAGTCCTCCATATTCAGGTAGGAGTTTCAGCTCCTCTGCTTTTGGAAACGGTGGGAACAAAAGGAGTAATCTTGGGTTTGTGTTTCAGGAAGGAGGGCACTATCCCCTTTTGAACAAACCTCCTTCAATCTGTtgaattgacagcttactctACAGGCTCAAAagctcagagagatttgctgcaCTCTTGCTAGAGGTCGAGTCCCTTGTTCAGGAAGAGGCTATAGAGATAGTAGAGGGCATTCATTCTCCAGGATTTGGACTTTTGTAGGGGCCCAATCTCCCTGGAGACCTCTTTGACGAAGTGCTGTCTTGTCAAAAGGCaacattcaaaatggaaacaaaccaGTGTTGCATCCATTCACCAAGGATGGATGGCGTGTCGACATACAGGATGCGATTTCTCACATTCAGTGCATCCGACTATGAGAAAGTTCTTTGGTTTCAGGACAAGATGTTCCAAGAAGTGCTTTGGTCTCTCAATGGTGCTgcaagtgttcaccagggtaTTCAAGcgaaaatggcttcatttgatggggataaagatctctTATCTGACGACTGGCTACTCCCGCTCGAAAGCTCAGGAGGAAATTCAACACGATTTGGACCTTCTCATTATGACGCCTtggagattccttatttaggaatgacaatcaactctcgggattttcaggtttttccagtcccgaagagaatagaaaagtgtCTCCAGACAGTGGCAAAATTTCTAGAACTAAACTTTTGCTCGGCCAATCAGTGGATGAATCTTCTAGGCACCCTTTCATCCATGGAACAATTCGTCACTCTGGGAAGACTTCACCCGAGACCTCTCCAATTTCCTCAGAGCCACCTGGAACAGAAAAAAGTTTCTGGACACGTTTGTGTTCCTGATAATGGTGGAAATCAAGGAAGACCTTcgttggtggaattccaggaagagactatcagaagggaaatctcttcaccCTCTGcaccccagcctagagttcttttcagatgcatcaaacctaggttggggagctcttttagGGTTGAAAGAAGTGTCAGGGACCTGGtctcaggaacagcaaaactggcacatcagtGTAAAAGAATTACAGGcaatatttctgggcctacagtgcttcacTTCAGAAATTTTggggaggacagtagcagtgcattcagacagcacAACAGCACTGGcatacatcaagaaacaaggggaacccactctttctccctgtacgaaGTGGCAAGGGGCCTTCTTCTTTGGTTACACCAGAACGACACTCAAGTTACAACGCGTTTTATCCAGGGGAGACTCAACGTTCTGGCGGAAGAATTGAGCTGTCAAAGACAGATCCTTCCCACAGGATGGACATTAGACCCGTTAGTTTGTCTGGATCTATGGAAGCTCTGAgggaaacccatgatagatttgtttGCATCCTCCAGGAACCaccgacttcctctcttctgctcaccagtaccagatcccttggcatgggcAACCCCTGCAATATTGCAGGACTGGTTgaacaaagatctgtatgcctttcccccattcagtttactgagacaagtcatcaacaaattctggtctcatcaaaacctgtccatgatcttgatagcccccttctggccagcaaaagagtggttcccagatctactagaacttcttgcggacttcccgagactgctgccacagaagcaacaacttctcaggcaacctcacttccgtcagttccaccaaaacctgtcttctctggccctaacaggattcaaactgttaggcgactgctctgaaagaagggcttttcaagagcggcTGCAGACGCAGTTATGAAGTGTAGAAGGCAGTcatcagataatgtctaccaggctaaatggtccatcttcaggtcctgGTGCAGATGAAATAACATGTCCTCTTCTGATACCTCTGTAAcagaaatagcggactttcttctgttcctacgctccactaaaggactttccacctctaccattaaaggctacagagctatgcttagctcagttttctgccataaaggaatggacttatcatctaaccaggatttgtctgaccttattaagtcctttgataccgcaaagcttaaagaaaaacctttgctgtcctggaacttagACGTGGTACTTAAGTGGCTGTCCAGTTCatgttttgagcccatgcaatctatctctttaagggatctaaccaggaaaactctttttctggtcaccttggccactgccaagagatccagtgaaatccatgctttagacagaaacatCGGATTTTCTcagggaatgcagtttgctcatTTTCCCTAGACTTTCTGGCTAAGAACAAATCGCTGTcaaatccatggcctcgttcttttacaaTCAAGAGCTTGTCTGAGATAGTTGGGccatctgaagaagaaagaactctctgtccagtaagggcccttaagttttatcttcacagaacgaaggacATTTGTGGTACTTCAAGGAATCTTTgttgttctgtgaaatatccctctagacccttgtctaagaatgccctggcattttttctgaggaacctgatttcggaagcacattccatggtgagtGAAGACTCGCTCTCCTCTTACAAGGTAAAACCCCATGAGATAAGAGCGGTTGCTACGTCTTTGGCTTTTAAGCACAATTTATCCCTCACGTCAATTGTGCAAGCaacgttttggaagtgcaagtcagtgtttgcatcgcattatttaagggatatcgAGACTACTTacgatcagtgcagtaccttgggtccatttTACACGGTTggtgtggtgttgggggaggaaacgtagaaagcaatgtcctcCTTTATTTAATCTCTTCGCCTTGCTTAGGGTGTcaagtttttggggagcctgggagtactatgtacttggagtaccctccagtcttttggttttattggttgggtattggtgtttttaatttggtttttggtggttatggtgactatttactctggttattttgtgtggtactgctCCCTGGGCAAGGGCATCTTGTACTTTGCTAGCCCTCGGAAATTAGTCCATCggtacaaagcacccactgtagtagtaggccctcaaggctttaccgccTCGCCTCTACGAGataagatgagtgccaaccagaggcagtatctacctgtagcagctctcttatcaggtaagattcaacaacattgattcattaatattaataatgttttgggatagatatgtccaacattcccacctccattcaatgtgggagtCAGCCAtgcaattactgggtaagttacttatataaaaatgacatttttataataaaataaagttttatatatacttacccagtaattacattatcAGAGCCCACCtgcctcccctcacttggacataagggcataaacaaattgaagctctttgctatgttgtaccctctcttacacccgaaagtgggcagggcacattgccataaccaaaacaaatagtgtgacccgcaatttcaaaattttaagctgccaggtaaaagaaactaatagctatgtaattactgggtaagtatatataaaactttattttattataaaaatgtcattttttcacaaaacaaatcAGCGTGACCCAGCCTCCCAGATAACAAAATGCAATTTATAATGGATCTGCCTGtatgaatgaaaagaaactaatagGACAGTTGAGATTGCAAAAGAGTGCTAATTAACTGACTTTTGGGTACTGAATTTATGCTAAATGTATCTTAAGTAATTTATTGTGCTAATTCCCAAAAAGACTTGTAATAAAGGTATCATTTCAAGCATCTGTAGATCAGTACAAATACATGACACTTGTGACTCAtgtttcaaagagagagacaattgCAAAGCTTGAGGTGTTTGAAAATGATTGTGAGGAGTATGGTATCACTATGTTACAAAATAATCATTACCTGTATTTTAAATAATGCTATCACAACTGAGGTCAGAAtagaattttaattgtatttcatcTCTATTGATTGCTCTGATTTTAGGAtgtgtttaaattatttattatggtTGTATATCTCAGAGTAAGtcatgatgtgtatatatatatatatatatatatatatatatatatatatatatatatatatatatatatatatatatatatatatatatatatatatatatatatatttttttttttttttttttttttttttagttcttcgttaggcgagtcggtagagttgttgcctagcactcgctaggcccgagttcaagtctccggccggctaatgaagaattagaggaatttatttctggtgatagaaattcatttctcgctataatgtggttcggattccacaataagctgtaggtcccgttgctaggtaaccagttggttcttagcagcgtagaataagtctaatccttgaggccagccctaggagagctgttaatcagctcagtggtctggtaaaactaatgtatactttttttcttgatgtatatttttattagaataagatgtttaaggaagtttttccATTAGGTACAATCTTGAAAATACCGGTGAAATAGTGTGAGATCAAGTTTACTTTTAGTAAAAGGCATTTGTTataaagttttctttaataaatgttttcttataaCACCAGGTTTTGAATAGTCTGCAAGTTTATTACATTCCTCTGGATTTAGATGGCTTCAAAGTGTggttatttatttagaaaaattacttTGACCAGACGACTGAGCAATCTTAGCTCCTAGTAGAAGTTGTTTAATGCATAAATTCCACCTGCATTGATGGCTTATAGTTTGAATACCACATTTGCCATTTGCTATGTATGCTTTGATGTAATTACCCAGCTTCATTAAGAAACAAGCTTAATTCATCATGTGGGAAAGCCTAGTCTTATGTGGAAGACATAATTAGAAACAGTTATAGATCGTTacttaagtttcatttttcttgtcataATCACACTTGAAAAATTGTTGGCAATTGCTGGAGGTTCAGTGAACATTCCGATTCAGGAAACATTTTTGCTGCACTATACTGTGTTGGGGAGACTAAATAAATTTTGTCTAGTTAATCCTTTTCTCAAGAGTTGAGGTGGCAGAAGTGAGATTGGGCAAGACGTTGTTTGTACTCTCATATTGTTGACcatattcaaaattatgttgTCTGGACAGTCAAGGCTGGCATGAAGGATTCTGTGAATGAGAGGTGAACATGggagcaagacaaaaaaaaaaaaaatgaaagtggcaTTGTGAGAGTacaaatggaatgaataaacaaCCAAAGGCAAAAAGTAGCATAGCATAAATTGAAGTGATGCTGCAAAGGATATCAAATACTACATGCAGACCTTTTGATAACACACTGCACACAGTATCCTTCTAAAGGGAAGTCTTAACAGGCATGTACTGCAACATTCTTCATCTGATGTAAACACTTTTCTCTTTACATACCATTGCTAGTCTtaagtatttatcatttatgcttTGTCATTTTTTGGTCTAGGTTTATCAATATCATCAGTTTGTTGAGTGGTTGTGGTTTGTGtgaaatatatgtgcatacattgTTGCTCTACAACTTACTGCACTGCAGTAAGTAATAGTAAAACAGTGTTAATGTATTGTCAGAGTCACTCAAATGTTGCAGGTGCCCTACAGTAATCATACACTGTCTTTTCTGTTTGACAGAAtatatgaattttagatttctcCCATCCATTGATGGCAGTTTTTTCCATGTTTCGGGCCTTCTTATCTCATCTCTAATTTCTTAATGGTAGATCACTATTTTTCTATCTATGATGTTCATTGGTCAAGTATCTTGGTTTTAATCCtacattttactattttcttaagTCATCCAGCCATGCTATACGTAACCTCTTTCTTAGCTTCCAGATCAGACATTCcaatttcgctttttttttttttttttttaccggtacTCAGTGACCCTACACCAAATGGATTTTAAATAAAGCAGATTTTGATACAGTAACTtttacattatgaaataattCCAGTAACAGAGTTGATATCTACTTAAGTCACCTCTCCACCTAAATGGTATATGGCTGTGTATAGTAGTGGTTTTTTGGTATGaatccattgaaatatatcaagacaaattttatgtttattcgCAAACAAAACAATACCTTACATTGAGGTCCCCCTCCAGTTGGACACAGACACATCTTTCAGGAGCAAAGCCTTCTACTGTATTAAGGGGTGCAAAATAGTCAACCCCTTGGTTTGTAGGGGAGGTTCTAGTAAGCACCATCTTTGTCTTTAAGGAATAACACTTTGAACAGAAATGTAAGGTTATCTAGGAAAGGGCTTGTATATGCAAAAgaagttttttgtatttgaatttttatttaatatgacaTGAAAGTGACTGAAAGTTTTACCAATGAAGCATATTCACTATAATctccttaatttttattattaattggaaacatttgaatgaaataatgaagacCTAATAGACATTGTCTTAGTGTTCTGAAGCCTCTCAGAGCTTCCATCTCTCTACTAACAATGATATATTCTTTATCAATAAGGTTTTTAATTAATTGCTCATTTGGCTGAAGACTGCAGGAGTTGATTGAAGCCATAAATTCTCTTGTGACTTCATCCATGTTATCTTTTGTCTCAGATATTTCtctgaggaatttattttctgataaggTTTGATGGAGCATAAGATTTTCAAGTGCTGTAGAGTACCTCTGGCTGTATTCTAGGACCTACgtgggaaaatattaaaaaaagagtaaGGTTAATAGTTGGTGTTGTATTGTAGTCTTCTTTTAGAACCTTGTTGTAGGGGGAAGGATTTAAGAGTAAATAGCCGAGCTCTGATGGGCAGTCTGAATTGGCCTTGGGCTCTTGCTGGCAGCTAAACTAAGAGCTAATACTTTTTCTTACTCTTTCTCATTATTACTCTCTCCTATTTCATGTTTTAAGTagctttctattatttttctatcCAACCTTTTAACAACTGCCTTGAATGTTGTTGAGCAAAAGTTATGAGAACAGTATTTTTGCTCCTATTTCAAAACATCAAATGTTTGCTCCACAGTCAGTGTTGAGTCATTTGCACAGTTTGTGGATATATCCACACTATTGAGTTTTTGCCATGGAATGATTATATTCTTTTGCACTGAAAAGAGTTAATTTGCTGCAGTGCAGATATAGTAAAAGCATACAAGAAAAGGGTTACTGCATTAGATGAAACCTCACTGGCAAAATGCATTAAATGTGGCAATAGTCAAATGAAGACAGAGGGAAAGCTGAGAAAGCCTTAGAGAAAGGGACTATATGAAAGCTGAAAGCGCAGGAGATATCTAACTACTTCAGCGAGAACGACATAAAGCATTAATGTTGATTATTTTTGAAATCTTACATCAGACACCACATAACTCAACATGAAATGATAATGTGCTAGCACAGTATGCTTTACCTGAACAAGTAGTTTTTCAAGTTCCTCTAACGTGTTTGGTGGAGACTTCTGGTGAGGCAATTGAGGAAGGACTTTCATGCAATCATTTTCTTTACCACATATCTCCAGCCATAGATaatctctctctgtatcattAATGTACTTGTTAGACAAGTTCCATGGTACTCCAAGCAGTTCTAGGGTCTGAAGGAAAgaaccaaaattaatttttgatgttTCAGGTATTCTGAACACATTTCAGCTTTCTTCACAAGTAGTCCCTATACTCAGCTGAAGTTGTCATCATCAAACCATTAAAATTCATAAGGTTTGTAAGTTGCAGTTTTAACTTTCTAATATGATGATGGAATTGTAAGCCATCTCACATGGCCACAAGCAATAAAATGTGTGTAGTTTTAGTAGATTAAAATGTTTTCCACAATTAAAGGAATAtaagttattgtttatttttttagttaggaTTTACACTTAGTATAGTTTAAATATACCTGatatgtaaaagtaaattttttggcAACTGCATGCATAgatattactatattttttcagttactcACGTAATTGTCCTTGAAGGTATTGATGAATGAAATTGTATTTTCTGCGCTGATGACAATAGATTGGTTGTTGATCTTGCATTTGTAATCTCTGCTTACAAAATCTGCTTCACTCATAGCTGAGGAAACCTTGGTATGTGTAGACATTTGGCAGCTTGCTGCTTTATTGCCTTGAAAACTTTCAGTTTGACCATCAGCGAACTGACTTTTGGAAGATATAATGGTTGAAGCTTGATTTTTCACCTCTCTTTGTTTGGAGTATGATTTCCTGTCTTTAAAATCTTCCATAACTGTCTTGGAGTTATGATTCTGCATCCTGTTGTCTTCAGTGATTGCAAGAGTGCCatcatttacaattaaaaaggaaaagcatAAGCTGAGTATGTAGTGGCACAACActgttaaagaaagaaagaatggtatcttataattttttaagtaaagtaTAGAGTCTGC encodes the following:
- the LOC136853285 gene encoding uncharacterized protein encodes the protein MYCTNKTLYFSGFKSLLASDNYIHYLKQLLLTNIWKTAFHKSTLDLHSTAPGMKQSVKEMLLCHYILSLCFSFLIVNDGTLAITEDNRMQNHNSKTVMEDFKDRKSYSKQREVKNQASTIISSKSQFADGQTESFQGNKAASCQMSTHTKVSSAMSEADFVSRDYKCKINNQSIVISAENTISFINTFKDNYTLELLGVPWNLSNKYINDTERDYLWLEICGKENDCMKVLPQLPHQKSPPNTLEELEKLLVQVLEYSQRYSTALENLMLHQTLSENKFLREISETKDNMDEVTREFMASINSCSLQPNEQLIKNLIDKEYIIVSREMEALRGFRTLRQCLLGLHYFIQMFPINNKN